A single window of Malus sylvestris chromosome 5, drMalSylv7.2, whole genome shotgun sequence DNA harbors:
- the LOC126622220 gene encoding uncharacterized protein LOC126622220 — MLLLQPWSVSSSTALHNSLAFSHSETQHKAIYKRRRSAAPFCLRAQLLDGIDQLAHNKVLIAAGVSMAVGQLTKPVTSVILYGKEFDFKAVVQAGGFPSSHSSAMVATATTLGLERGLSDSIFGLTVVYAGIVMYDAQGVRREVGNHAKVLNKTLPPNTTVNSVPPQDRGRINSQPQKPLLKSESVESLLSEEANILSPKATNGPLASQSKEITMQATQTQVSSGLGSNAEEGLERAANTSTRLKESIGHTEVEVAAGALLGFLVGLAVYAIM, encoded by the exons ATGTTGCTGCTGCAGCCTTGGAGCGTTTCGAGCTCCACCGCGCTTCACAATTCTCTGGCTTTTTCCCACTCGGAAACCCAGCACAAAGCCATTTATAAACGACGCCGTTCAGCAGCACCCTTTTGCCTCAGAGCTCAGTTGCTGGACGGAATCGATCAGCTCGCGCATAACAAG gTTTTGATTGCGGCTGGAGTTTCAATGGCAGTTGGGCAGCTCACGAAGCCGGTGACTTCTGTGATTTTGTATGGGAAAGAGTTTGATTTCAAGGCGGTCGTTCAGGCTGGGGGATTCCCTTCTTCCCATTCCTCT GCAATGGTGGCTACTGCAACAACCCTTGGCCTCGAAAG GGGCCTTTCGGATTCAATATTTGGCCTTACTGTTGTTTATGCAGGCATTGTGATGTATGATGCTCAG GGGGTGCGAAGAGAAGTTGGCAATCATGCAAAAGTACTGAACAAAACGCTGCCTCCGAACACAACGGTGAACTCGGTTCCCCCCCAGGACAGAGGTAGAATTAACTCTCAACCTCAAAAACCATTGTTGAAGTCGGAAAGCGTTGAGTCTCTGTTGTCTGAGGAAGCAAACATTCTCTCACCAAAAGCAACAAATGGCCCTTTAGCGTCTCAGTCCAAGGAGATAACAATGCAAGCTACTCAGACGCAGGTTTCTTCGGGCTTAGGAAGTAATGCCGAGGAAGGTTTAGAAAGAGCTGCCAATACTTCAACTCGGCTAAAAGAATCGATCGGCCACACTGAAGTAGAAGTCGCGGCCGGCGCTTTGTTGGGTTTCTTGGTAGGATTGGCGGTGTATGCGATAATGTGA